A section of the Schistosoma haematobium chromosome ZW, whole genome shotgun sequence genome encodes:
- a CDS encoding hypothetical protein (EggNog:ENOG410VD29~COG:L) has translation MSRSSNCFRKGFPLRSFKKELDYAKNESGAQNHGVKNDTEQPLDAESALNESNEHRYLRAKANDITDRRYGFETFVGPGERIGWLVNMHPTDLLDESKRLVSGIDLYFLQTDGNRFKVSRPYLPYFYVLVRGGEVAERDANSYLLKRFSGRLAGIEVVSKNDLDLPNHLVGIKATYLKMLFYSVDELVRVRRELAVRIRANRELASSGSSYTDILAEHFRNDDYGIVTNQLSVKQNRSDPLDNLFDLRESDVPYLTRVCIDLNIFAGCWYITTCKPGYPPEIKHHEDTVAWPEPVVLAFDIETTKMPLKFPDPANDQIIMISYMLDGAGHLICNREILSEDIEDFDYTPRPEFPGHFTVHNLQTELDCITFFFEHIQRVRPNILVTYNGDHFDWPFIEVRAASYGLSISEEIGFSRQKGTAGPGRDGSSGEYLSRPAVHIDCLCWVKRDSYLPVGARGLKAVAKAKLRYDPIEVDPELMCRMAHESPRELANYSVSDAVATYYLYMKYVHPFVFALCTILPLNPDDVLRKGSGTLCEALLMVQAYAANVVFPHKQTDGESGPNNLLLSDSGISGKFTEDGHLIDSQTYVGGHVEALEAGVFRADIPVRFRLVPAALEALRADVKRCMSRALQAEIGAEDEDALFSVIAKDNFNKICGQVEDTLQQLASTPNRIECPVIYHLDVGAMYPNIILTNRLQPSAVDSGSAAKCADCEFYKPGISCQRFMPWTWRAELWTASRPEVYRIRAQLSQERFPIKLTDANDKFVKTVMKSFHELSKEEQAVVEKKRITDYCRRAYKRIHLTRTEERLAMVCQRENSFYVDTVKAFRDRRYKFKGLTKTWKRHYDDACAALSAGTGDSNAVKEANAMLVLYDSLQLAHKCILNSFYGYVMRRGARWYSMEMAGIVCHTGANIITKSREIVEQIGRALELDTDGIWCILPASFPQNIEFTAVGPKPSRISISYPGAVLNIMVQDFFTNHQYHELVDQETLTYKIRSENSIYFEVDGPYKAMVLPAAKEEGKRLKKRYAVFNFDGSLAELKGFEIKRNGELQLIKIFQSSVFEAFLRGDSLVEAYSSVASVADHWLDVLYSKGADMPDSELFDLISENRSMSRKLEDYGSQKSTSLSTARRMAEFLGDQIVKDAGLSCRYIIARQPDGAPVTERAIPLAIFQAEGSIKRHYLQKWLKDSNLDEHTDIREILDWSYYIERLSSAIQKIITIPAALQQVSNPVPRVSHPDWLLRKLAEKMDTYKQRKLTEVFVLKNPVTNKPQEQITDLPDLETLCSRNDEKVKSTTPIITRHLPVKRFRSPNSPFKSWREQLGEPPNLDDANTSKKLTEWLAFHQAKWRLQLEQRQYFTKSMGNTKINGDSDHGYSFIPSAKRQRGLAKYLNQTRVNLFTAVWQVIEIVPDPGQIGHYTLWVLINSPDSGLVPSLNAVDVTVSRNFYVNMRTPKSKDSGPLFRKVSGNVSMGNETRSASGLILPRNHTVYHLYEYNVPESVYTEHAPEIATDLARPDVEGVYELGVPSLFRILMKVGCLCTVDREAFRNNQHGPVSDEGSFNLDQLCFCSLVQHPYLSGCGLRHLFLFHHQLPSVGQAITKKDSQRQLYLLIVPWTRCGYVCVIDSARINQLPDLNVLYLRQRTKCFPQYENEDFPPDTLNFEVRTESDAVIGRRIVQRWITGLCKSMGAREANSKEANITSSQSAAPIVILLHSSLSATQQDISSGSNEVNWPLNGEIIGRRRSPQLPVLSEFPVIQLGGTMNDGESQIGDVEYSMDAYSLLNWQQAAVKRGIRYFLQSEARLERQLELARYLHIPVGNIPVSEAPLPVSLTPSQDIQPPASSINAIELGCDLFYARHLVKHNHVLWCSSSGRPDLGGKETDDQRLLLEMEESGVVEINRPGLYPYVNVELEFTNLAVNTLIIANRIPELEGATLLSFDRLSAADRTLEEQLNQGVNLGTHITSYDETAACSAAFRILRNMVLAWVRDVTQYQNPLADEQIIYFYQWLRSPRSLFYDPALRRTVQKLMKKVFLKLVDEIGHFHVDVIYANFSRLIMSTHRIELPEALARVDYFTQLLRTRQGTLFTHLDLQYVTSWRQLIWMDSANYAGIKASVENLVDGKDVEWGKVLTIQHQSHTHTEDKENNIEGQPNLPDPELDMHWHLARYLPETRGLRSKFQSLLAGYLLAIYNAVRNEHRRLIESISCSLNEPHGSLEFDADVNKDPNCVHEAETTPYKSDATVSPGVKEYEERLFRDQLAPELYNLIIRLQRKAAWIDPELVRKTDPSIGNNRTCQLNNGSNIPRNNDLVSAYLAEKSVGSGIEFDATNNNKNSSPNLVLPLLPAHQAIYTLNFTPLLDFIKSLCEVLSLEPFAKLHIESIRHDLLRLINVGEFSPEAIWIAPHMVRDCPLNQDPNKYTFETTAIRSLLVYLPEVACPTCNFTRDIDVCRDIHVVWIMASMDSMHVETRPSGYWAWICPHCRTVYPRDRLEEALVQQLEQFSLQHCLQDLQCPKCTVGGGIQELLIANGGSVAQCADCSTKLTLTVPTGHAVYRRLDVYRNIGVHFGFEYLEQIAYWLIQGLQQ, from the exons ATGTCCAGAAGCTCCAATTGTTTTCGAAAAGGATTTCCTCTGAGATCATTCAAAAAGGAATTAGATTATGCCAAAAATGAAAGTGGCGCTCAGAATCACGGTGTTAAGAATGATACAGAACAACCACTAGATGCTGAAAGTGCGttaaatgaatcaaatgaaCACCGATATTTGAGAGCAAAAGCTAACGACATAACTGATCGGCGATACGGCTTCGAAACATTTGTTGGTCCTGGCGAGCGCATCGGCTGGCTCGTAAACATGCACCCCACTGATTTACTAGATGAGTCGAAGAGACTGGTCAGTGGCATCGATCTTTATTTCCTTCAAACGGACGGGAACCGTTTCAAAGTTTCGAGACCTTATCTCCCATATTTCTATGTGCTGGTTCGTGGAGGTGAGGTCGCAGAGCGTGACGCCAACTCGTATCTATTGAAACGATTCTCCGGTCGTCTTGCTGGAATTGAAGTTGTTTCCAAGAACGATTTAGATTTGCCTAATCACCTTGTTGGAATCAAAGCAACTTACCTTAAGATGTTGTTTTATAGTGTGGATGAGTTAGTTCGAGTTCGCAGGGAGCTAGCTGTCCGGATCCGTGCAAATCGTGAGCTGGCCTCTTCGGGATCTTCTTATACGGATATATTAGCTGAACACTTCAGAAATGACGACTATGGAATTGTAACTAACCAGTTAAGCGTAAAGCAAAACCGTAGTGATCCTCTTGATAATTTGTTTGATCTAAGAGAGTCAGATGTTCCCTACTTAACCCGTGTATGCATTGACTTGAATATATTTGCTGGTTGCTGGTATATCACAACATGTAAGCCTGGATACCCTCCTGAAATTAAGCATCATGAAGATACGGTGGCTTGGCCTGAGCCTGTGGTATTGGCATTCGATATTGAGACTACCAAAATGCCTTTAAAGTTTCCTGATCCTGCAAATGATCAA ATAATTATGATATCGTATATGTTAGATGGAGCTGGACATCTTATCTGCAACAGGGAAATCCTATCAGAAGATATAGAGGATTTTGACTACACACCAAGACCAGAGTTTCCAGGTCACTTCACTGTGCATAATTTGCAAACAGAATTAGATTGTATTACATTTTTCTTCGAACATATTCAGAGAGTTCGACCAAACATATTGGTTACGTATAACGGCGATCATTTTGACTGGCCATTTATTGAAGTTCGAGCCGCTAGCTACGGGCTCTCCATATCCGAAGAAATTGGGTTCTCTCGTCAGAAAGGTACTGCGGGCCCTGGAAGAGATGGAAGTTCTGGCGAGTACCTATCACGACCAGCAGTTCACATTGACTGCTTATGCTGGGTTAAGCGTGATAGTTATCTTCCCGTTGGAGCTCGTGGTCTTAAAGCTGTCGCCAAAGCTAAACTACGATATGACCCAATTGAAGTAGATCCAGAACTAATGTGTCGTATGGCTCACGAATCACCTAGAGAGTTGGCGAATTACTCAGTGTCTGATGCAGTTGCTACCTACTATTTGTATATGAAGTATGTCCATCCATTTGTATTCGCACTATGTACAATACTTCCGTTAAACCCTGACGATGTTCTTCGTAAAGGCTCCGGTACACTATGCGAGGCTCTTTTGATGGTTCAAGCTTATGCAGCGAACGTTGTCTTTCCCCACAAACAGACAGATGGTGAATCTGGACCTAACAATTTGTTGTTGAGTGATTCTGGAATTTCTGGAAAGTTTACGGAGGACGGACATCTTATCGATTCTCAGACTTATGTTGGTGGACATGTGGAAGCCTTAGAAGCGGGTGTTTTTCGTGCTGACATACCCGTTAGATTTCGCCTAGTTCCTGCAGCCCTGGAAGCATTAAGAGCTGATGTCAAACGTTGTATGAGTCGAGCTCTACAGGCGGAGATAGGTGCAGAAGACGAAGATGCATTGTTTAGTGTCATAGCGAAGGATAATTTTAACAAG ATTTGTGGACAAGTTGAGGACACCTTACAACAATTGGCCTCCACACCTAACCGAATTGAATGTCCTGTTATTTATCACTTGGATGTTGGTGCCATGTATCCAAACATTATTCTTACTAATCGACTTCAACCATCAGCTGTCGACTCTGGTTCTGCTGCTAAGTGTGCCGACTGTGAATTTTACAAACCGGGAATATCCTGTCAACGTTTTATGCCGTGGACATGGCGTGCAGAGCTCTGGACAGCTTCCAGACCGGAAGTTTATCGAATCCGTGCTCAACTTTCCCAAGAACGCTTTCCCATTAAATTGACTGACGCTAATGACAAGTTCGTCAAGACTGTGATGAAATCATTTCACGAATTGTCAAAGGAAGAACAAGCTGTAGTGGAGAAAAAGCGTATCACGGATTATTGCCGTCGAGCTTATAAACGTATTCACTTAACTCGAACTGAAGAACGCCTTGCTATGGTCTGTCAACGAGAAAATTCTTTTTATGTTGATACAGTCAAGGCATTCCGTGATCGTCGATATAAATTTAAGGGTTTGACAAAG ACATGGAAGCGTCATTATGATGATGCATGTGCAGCTCTGTCCGCTGGGACAGGTGATTCAAATGCTGTAAAAGAGGCTAATGCGATGCTTGTACTGTACGATAGCCTTCAACTGGCGCATAAGTGTATTCTAAACTCTTTTTATGGCTATGTAATGCGACGCGGTGCCCGTTGGTATTCGATGGAAATGGCTGGCATTGTCTGTCATACTGGTGCTAATATCATAACTAAATCGAGAGAAATAGTAGAACAA atcGGCCGTGCTTTAGAACTGGATACTGATGGAATATGGTGTATTCTTCCTGCAAGTTTTCCGCAAAATATTGAATTTACTGCTGTCGGTCCAAAGCCATCTCGTATTTCGATTTCATATCCCGGAGCTGTATTGAACATCATGGTGCAAGATTTTTTCACAAATCATCAGTATCATGAATTAGTTGACCAGGAGACTCTCACTTACAAAATTCGTTCCGAAAACTCCATATATTTTGAAGTTGACGGTCCATATAAAGCCATGGTTCTACCTGCTGCGAAAGAAGAAGGAAAACGTCTAAAAAAGCGTTACGCTGTTTTCAATTTCGATGGGAGTTTGGCAGAATTAAAAGGATTCGAGATTAAACGGAATGGTGAACTACAGCtgattaaaatatttcagtCATCTGTGTTTGAGGCATTTCTTCGTGGGGATAGTTTAGTTGAAGCCTATTCATCAGTAGCTAGTGTTGCTGATCATTGGTTGGATGTACTTTACTCTAAAGGAGCTGATATGCCAGATTCTGAATTGTTCGATTTGATTTCGGAAAATCGAAGCATGTCTAGAAAACTGGAAGATTATGGGAGTCAGAAATCGACATCTCTAAGTACTGCTAGACGAATGGCTGAATTTTTAGGAGACCAAATTGTTAAAGATGCCGGTTTATCTTGTCGTTATATCATTGCACGGCAACCCGACGGTGCTCCGGTAACCGAACGAGCTATTCCTTTAGCTATATTTCAG GCAGAAGGATCAATAAAACGTCATTATCTTCAAAAGTGGCTTAAAGATTCGAATCTTGATGAGCATACTGATATACGTGAAATACTTGATTGGTCCTATTATATTGAACGCTTGTCGAGTGCCATCCAAAAAATTATCACAATCCCAGCGGCTTTGCAGCAGGTTTCTAATCCAGTACCTAGAGTTAGTCATCCTGATTGGTTACTTCGTAAATTAGCTGAAAAAATGGATACATATAAACAACGGAAGTTAACAGAAGTGTTCGTCTTAAAAAATCCAGTGACAAATAAACCTCAAGAACAAATTACTGATTTACCAGATCTAGAAACACTATGTTCAAGAAATGACGAGAAAGTTAAGTCTACCACACCCATCATCACTCGACACCTCCCTGTAAAGCGATTCCGGTCACCTAACAGTCCTTTTAAATCATGGAGAGAACAGTTAGGTGAACCTCCAAACTTGGATGATGCTAATACTTCGAAAAAATTGACTGAATGGCTGGCGTTTCATCAAGCTAAGTGGCGTCTCCAATTAGAACAGCGTCAATATTTCACTAAATCTATGggtaatacaaaaataaatggcGATTCCGACCATGGGTACTCATTCATACCATCTGCTAAAAGACAGCGTGGTTTGGCCAAATATTTGAACCAAACTCGAGTAAATCTATTCACAGCCGTATGGCAG GTGATTGAGATTGTCCCGGATCCTGGGCAAATTGGTCACTATACACTATGGGTTTTGATTAATTCACCTGATTCCGGGTTAGTTCCTTCGCTAAATGCTGTAGATGTAACAGTATCCAGAAATTTCTATGTTAATATGCGTACACCCAAATCCAAGGACTCTGGCCCACTCTTCCGTAAAGTATCTGGCAATGTATCGATGGGTAATGAAACCAGAAGTGCAAGTGGTCTTATTCTTCCCAGAAATCACACAGTTTATCATCTATATGAGTACAACGTTCCAGAAAGTGTTTACACTGAACACGCTCCAGAAATTGCTACGGATTTAGCAAGGCCAGATGTTGAAGGCGTGTATGAACTTGGTGTTCCAAGTTTATTTCGTATACTAATGAAAGTAGGATGTTTGTGTACAGTTGACCGGGAAGCTTTTAGAAATAATCAACATGGACCAGTTTCGGACGAAGGCAGTTTTAATTTGGACCAACTATGTTTCTGTTCTTTGGTCCAACATCCATATTTATCTGGTTGCGGTCTGAGGCACTTATTCTTATTTCACCATCAGTTGCCTTCAGTAGGACAGGCCATAACAAAAAAAGATTCACAAAGACAG CTTTACCTTTTGATTGTGCCATGGACTAGGTGTGGTTATGTTTGTGTAATTGATAGTGCAAGAATTAATCAGCTACCGGATTTAAATGTTTTGTATTTGAGACAACGTACTAAGTGTTTTCCTCAATATGAAAACGAAGATTTCCCTCCGGATACTTTAAATTTTGAAGTGCGCACTGAATCAGATGCAGTTATTGGTCGTCGAATAGTCCAACGTTGGATTACTGGGCTATGTAAAAGTATGGGTGCACGAGAGGCAAATTCCAAGGAAGCAAACATAACTAGCTCTCAGTCAGCTGCACCAATTGTTATTTTGCTCCATTCTTCTCTATCTGCTACACAACAAGATATCTCAAGCGGTTCTAATGAAGTAAATTGGCCACTGAATGGTGAGATAATTGGACGTCGTCGTAGCCCTCAACTACCTGTTTTATCTGAATTTCCTGTAATTCAGCTTGGTGGTACTATGAATGATGGTGAAAGCCAAATAGGCGATGTAGAGTATAGCATGGACGCCTATAGTCTTTTAAATTGGCAACAAGCGGCTGTAAAACGGGGTATTCGTTATTTTTTACAG TCTGAAGCACGTCTCGAACGTCAGTTGGAGTTGGCGCGTTATTTACACATTCCTGTTGGAAATATACCAGTTTCTGAAGCTCCTTTACCTGTTTCGTTGACTCCAAGTCAAGATATTCAACCTCCTGCCAGCTCTATAAATGCTATTGAACTGGGTTGTGATCTATTTTACGCTAGACATTTGGTTAAGCATAATCATGTTCTTTGGTGTTCGTCCTCTGGTCGTCCAGATTTAGGTGGGAAAGAAACAGACGATCAACGTCTTCTACTTGAAATGGAAGAATCTGGA GTAGTTGAAATCAATCGACCTGGTCTTTATCCATACGTCAATGTTGAATTGGAATTCACTAATTTGGCTGTAAATACTTTGATAATAGCGAATCGTATTCCAGAACTGGAAGGTGCTACACTATTGTCATTCGACCGTTTATCTGCTGCAGATAGAACTCTTGAAGAGCAGTTAAATCAAGGTGTTAATTTAGGTACACATATTACAAGCTACGATGAAACAGCTGCATGTAGTGCTGCCTTTCGCATTCTTCG TAACATGGTTCTTGCTTGGGTTCGTGATGTTACACAATACCAAAATCCTTTGGCCGATgaacaaatcatttatttttaccaATGGCTTCGATCACCTCGTTCATTATTTTATGATCCTGCTTTAAGACGTACTGttcaaaaattaatgaaaaaa GTATTTCTTAAATTGGTCGATGAAATAGGTCACTTTCATGTGGACGTAATCTATGCAAATTTTAGTCGCTTAATTATGTCTACTCATAGAATTGAATTACCTGAAGCTTTAGCACGCGTAGATTATTTTACACAATTATTGCGTACACGCCAAGGAACTCTGTTCACTCACCTGGACTTGCAGTATGTAACTAGCTGGCGTCAGTTAATTTGGATGGATTCAGCCAATTACGCTGGTATAAAG GCCTCTGTAGAAAATCTAGTCGATGGTAAAGATGTTGAATGGGGTAAAGTGTTAACCATTCAACATCAGTCTCATACTCATACTGAAGATAAGGAAAACAATATAGAAGGACAACCTAATCTTCCCGATCCTGAGCTTGATATGCATTGGCATTTAGCACGTTATTTACCTGAGACACGTGGTTTAAGAAGTAAATTTCAAAGTCTTCTGGCAGGCTATCTTTTGGCTATTTACAATGCAGTTCGAAATGAACATCGCCGTTTGATTGAATCCATTAGTTGTTCTTTG AATGAACCACACGGATCTCTTGAATTTGATGCTGATGTGAATAAAGATCCTAACTGTGTACATGAAGCTGAAACAACACCATACAAGTCAGACGCTACTGTCTCTCCTGGAGTTAAGGAATATGAAGAACGTTTATTTAGAGATCAATTGGCCCCAGAGTTATACAATCTAATTATTCGCCTACAACGGAAAGCTGCATGGATTGATCCAGAGTTAGTGAGAAAAACTGACCCGTCAATTGGTAATAATAGGACCTGCCAATTAAATAATGGTTCAAACATACCTCGAAATAACGATCTTGTCAGTGCTTACCTTGCGGAAAAGTCAGTCGGTTCAGGCATAGAGTTCGATgctaccaacaacaacaaaaactcgAGTCCGAACTTAGTTCTACCTCTTTTACCTGCACATCAGGCTATTTATACTCTGAATTTCACTCCGCTTCTTGATTTCATCAAATCATTGTGTGAG GTTTTGAGTTTAGAGCCATTCGCGAAGTTACACATTGAAAGCATTAGACATGATTTACTTCGTTTAATAAATGTTGGAGAATTTTCACCTGAGGCCATTTGGATTGCCCCTCATATGGTTAGGGATTGTCCGTTGAACCAAGATCcaaataaatatacttttgAAACAACTGCTATTCGTTCTCTACTAGTGTATCTCCCAGAGGTTGCTTGCCCAACGTGTAATTTTACACGGGACATAGATGTTTGTCGTGATATACATGTTGTCTGGATAATGGCATCTATGGATTCAATGCacgttgaaactagaccatcaggTTATTGGGCTTGGATATGCCCACATTGTCGAACAGTTTATCCACGTGATAGGCTAGAAGAAGCGCTTGTTCAACAGCTTGAACAATTCTCACTTCAACATTGTTTACAG GATCTCCAGTGTCCTAAATGTACTGTAGGTGGTGGGATACAGGAGTTGCTGATTGCAAATGGTGGGTCAGTTGCTCAGTGTGCTGATTGTTCTACGAAGCTGACACTAACTGTTCCAACTGGTCATGCAGTTTATCGTCGTTTAGATGTTTATCGTAATATCGGCGTACATTTCGGTTTTGAATACTTAGAACAAATCGCTTATTGGCTTATCCAAGGATTACAACAATAG